A genome region from Alphaproteobacteria bacterium includes the following:
- a CDS encoding TetR/AcrR family transcriptional regulator, with protein sequence MGRKLEFCRDKALHTAMESFWAHGYESTSMRDLAQRLGLHLGSVYNALGDKEKVFEAALRLNFQEHMQPRLKALAEDPNPLQALDRHLSHIVEECSKPEAGPGCFITNSLLEITHINDSITALLNDYMTQWQEAYAACIENAKRLGQVPQTTDAQKYSHMLLASALSMRAFAKLKIPMQSIDDIRACTLKALATNTDNIKASAA encoded by the coding sequence ATGGGACGCAAGCTGGAATTTTGCCGCGACAAAGCACTCCATACCGCGATGGAAAGTTTTTGGGCGCATGGATATGAATCAACCTCGATGCGTGACCTGGCGCAGCGTCTGGGCCTGCACCTTGGATCGGTTTATAACGCCCTTGGCGACAAGGAAAAGGTTTTCGAAGCCGCATTGCGCCTGAATTTCCAGGAACACATGCAGCCCCGCCTGAAGGCGCTGGCCGAGGACCCTAACCCCCTTCAGGCGCTCGACCGCCACCTGAGCCATATCGTGGAAGAATGCAGCAAGCCCGAAGCGGGTCCCGGCTGCTTCATCACCAATTCGCTTTTGGAAATCACGCATATCAACGACAGCATCACCGCGCTTTTGAACGATTACATGACGCAATGGCAGGAAGCCTATGCGGCCTGCATCGAAAACGCCAAACGCCTGGGCCAGGTGCCGCAGACAACCGATGCGCAGAAATATTCGCATATGCTGCTGGCATCGGCCCTGTCGATGCGCGCCTTTGCCAAATTGAAAATCCCGATGCAGTCGATCGACGACATCCGCGCCTGCACGCTGAAGGCGCTGGCGACGAACACCGACAACATCAAGGCGTCGGCGGCTTAA
- a CDS encoding ankyrin repeat domain-containing protein has protein sequence MEDFKTLELLLLEAAQRNDSREVRVLLGLGAHPNLTEKDGTAALHYAAKFGNADMLDALLTHPRIIVDPRDDARTTPLMEAARMGHGSAIDKLFARGADIEAGDKSFRTPLMLAAFAGKADAVRALLKHGAQPNARSVDGGYTALHYAVVRSHYAAVVALVQGGADGTMPNDAKLTPLELAQRRNQSDEETQNMTQFLSAAGVQKFLKEGSHRKLSAPQTAHFKKKPPQP, from the coding sequence ATGGAAGATTTCAAGACGCTCGAGCTGCTGCTGCTGGAAGCGGCACAAAGGAACGACAGCCGCGAGGTGCGCGTGCTGCTGGGTCTTGGCGCGCATCCGAACCTGACCGAAAAAGACGGCACGGCGGCGCTGCATTACGCCGCGAAATTCGGCAATGCCGATATGCTGGACGCGCTGCTGACACATCCGCGCATTATCGTCGATCCGCGCGACGATGCGCGCACGACACCGCTGATGGAAGCGGCGCGCATGGGGCATGGTTCTGCCATCGACAAACTTTTCGCGCGCGGCGCGGATATAGAGGCGGGCGACAAAAGTTTCCGCACGCCCCTGATGCTGGCGGCATTTGCGGGCAAGGCGGATGCCGTGCGCGCGCTGCTGAAACACGGCGCGCAACCGAATGCGCGGTCGGTCGACGGCGGATACACAGCGCTGCATTACGCGGTCGTGCGCAGCCATTATGCCGCTGTCGTGGCACTGGTGCAGGGCGGTGCGGACGGCACGATGCCGAACGACGCGAAACTGACCCCGCTGGAGCTGGCGCAGCGACGCAACCAGTCGGACGAAGAAACACAGAACATGACGCAGTTTCTGTCGGCCGCCGGGGTTCAAAAATTCCTGAAGGAAGGCAGCCACCGCAAACTGTCCGCGCCGCAAACCGCGCATTTCAAGAAAAAACCGCCGCAGCCTTAA